Proteins from a single region of Phaeacidiphilus oryzae TH49:
- a CDS encoding purine-cytosine permease family protein, which yields MERHALEFVPENERHGSARSLFAVWFAANTQITTIVTGALAVVVGLSLPWACLAVLLGNLVGGVFMALHSAQGPKLGVPQMIQSRAQFGFLGAVLPLLLVIAMYLGFFASSAALGGSALSAWTGMPSGGGIVLIAVVCTVLAVIGYRLIHQVERWISVAGGAVFLYLSYRLLTGAHPAGLLHAGPFQPGTFLLALSIAGTWQITYAPYVADYSRYLPTRTSTAAPFWWTYAGSVVAGSWMMCFGCLAAAISPKGFEADPVAYVVHLGPASASAVFFLVVVLGVLAINVLNLYGAFMSATTTVSALLRLRVGGVSRAVFIVCAAAAGSALALLGRDGFLTTFENFILLLTYFLVPWTSINLVDFYALRKERYDVPALFDPRGVYGRVNLRALAAYAIGVLVEVPFVSTSFYTGPMVARLGGADVSWLLGLAVSAVLYYVLLRGRVGLPGDGDAPAPGAGAAGGGEEPATTVAR from the coding sequence ATGGAGCGCCACGCGCTCGAGTTCGTCCCGGAGAACGAGCGCCACGGCAGCGCGCGCTCGCTCTTCGCGGTCTGGTTCGCCGCCAACACCCAGATCACCACCATCGTGACCGGGGCCCTCGCCGTCGTGGTCGGCCTGAGCCTGCCCTGGGCCTGCCTGGCGGTGCTCCTCGGCAACCTGGTCGGGGGAGTGTTCATGGCCCTCCACTCCGCCCAGGGGCCCAAGCTCGGCGTCCCGCAGATGATCCAGAGCCGGGCGCAGTTCGGCTTCCTCGGCGCGGTCCTGCCACTGCTCCTGGTCATCGCGATGTACCTGGGCTTCTTCGCCAGCAGCGCGGCGCTCGGCGGCTCGGCTCTGTCGGCCTGGACGGGGATGCCCTCGGGCGGCGGCATCGTGCTGATCGCCGTGGTGTGCACGGTGCTCGCGGTGATCGGCTACCGGCTGATCCACCAGGTCGAGCGGTGGATCAGCGTGGCCGGCGGGGCGGTCTTCCTCTACCTCAGCTACCGGCTCCTCACCGGCGCCCACCCGGCCGGGCTGCTGCACGCCGGCCCCTTCCAGCCGGGCACCTTCCTCCTCGCCCTCTCCATCGCCGGCACCTGGCAGATCACCTACGCGCCCTATGTCGCCGACTACTCGCGCTATCTGCCGACCCGGACCTCCACCGCCGCGCCCTTCTGGTGGACCTACGCCGGATCGGTGGTCGCCGGCAGCTGGATGATGTGCTTCGGCTGCCTCGCCGCCGCGATCTCGCCCAAGGGCTTCGAGGCCGACCCGGTCGCCTATGTCGTCCACCTCGGACCGGCCTCCGCCTCCGCGGTGTTCTTCCTGGTCGTCGTCCTCGGCGTGCTGGCGATCAACGTCCTCAACCTCTACGGCGCCTTCATGTCCGCGACCACCACCGTCTCCGCCCTGCTCAGGCTGCGGGTCGGCGGCGTGTCCCGGGCCGTCTTCATCGTCTGCGCTGCCGCGGCGGGCAGCGCGCTGGCCCTCCTCGGCCGGGACGGCTTCCTCACCACCTTCGAGAACTTCATCCTGCTCCTCACCTACTTCCTGGTGCCCTGGACCTCGATCAACCTGGTGGACTTCTACGCCCTCCGCAAGGAGCGCTACGACGTCCCGGCGCTCTTCGACCCGCGGGGCGTCTACGGGCGGGTCAACCTGCGGGCGCTGGCCGCCTACGCGATCGGTGTGCTGGTGGAGGTCCCCTTCGTGAGCACCTCCTTCTACACCGGGCCGATGGTGGCCAGGCTCGGCGGCGCCGACGTCTCCTGGCTGCTCGGCCTGGCCGTCTCCGCAGTCCTGTACTACGTGCTGCTGCGCGGCCGGGTGGGACTCCCCGGGGACGGGGACGCTCCGGCCCCCGGAGCCGGGGCGGCGGGCGGCGGAGAGGAGCCCGCCACCACCGTCGCCCGCTGA
- a CDS encoding LysR family transcriptional regulator, protein MGPVDLRQLRYFVAVAEELNFGRAAERLLIAGPSLSQQIKVLERDLGVRLFDRDRRSVRLTPAGADLLPLARDLLERAQSLRDRAARIGGSEPVRLGYVDWLPPDLSARTSGAALVHVDAWVAPSHTQAARVADGGLDLAICWIPRAELAERGLRGRLLGADRLHAVGPAPESRRRGETGEAGVVRARETVVPLDDDVTAWSAWNAYAERLAQDTGARTARFHDGGITGPAFFDHVRRLRRPILNSPKGRRTPVPPDLARYAVAEPRVYWPWLLVWRRTETRPAVLDAVQALTADVGDLALDGPGADAWSPRD, encoded by the coding sequence ATCGGCCCCGTGGACCTTCGCCAGCTGCGGTACTTCGTCGCGGTCGCCGAGGAGCTGAACTTCGGCCGGGCGGCCGAGCGGCTGCTGATCGCCGGACCGTCGCTCTCCCAGCAGATCAAGGTGCTGGAGCGCGACCTCGGCGTCCGGCTCTTCGACCGCGACCGCCGCTCGGTGCGGCTCACCCCGGCCGGGGCCGACCTCCTCCCACTCGCCCGGGACCTGCTGGAGCGCGCGCAGAGCCTGCGCGACCGGGCGGCCAGGATCGGCGGCTCGGAACCGGTCCGGCTCGGCTACGTCGACTGGCTGCCGCCCGACCTGTCCGCGCGCACCTCCGGCGCCGCCCTGGTGCACGTCGACGCCTGGGTCGCCCCCTCGCACACCCAGGCCGCCCGGGTCGCCGACGGCGGCCTGGACCTGGCCATCTGCTGGATCCCGCGCGCCGAGCTGGCCGAACGGGGACTGCGCGGCCGGCTGCTCGGCGCCGACCGCCTCCACGCCGTCGGCCCGGCTCCCGAGAGCCGGAGACGGGGCGAGACGGGCGAGGCGGGGGTGGTGCGCGCCCGCGAGACGGTGGTCCCGCTGGACGACGACGTCACCGCCTGGTCCGCCTGGAACGCCTACGCCGAGCGGCTGGCGCAGGACACCGGGGCCAGGACGGCCCGCTTCCACGACGGCGGGATCACCGGCCCGGCCTTCTTCGACCACGTCCGACGGCTGCGCCGGCCGATCCTCAACTCGCCCAAGGGCCGGCGCACTCCGGTCCCACCGGACCTGGCCCGCTACGCGGTGGCAGAGCCGCGGGTCTACTGGCCCTGGCTCCTCGTCTGGCGCCGGACGGAGACCCGCCCCGCCGTCCTGGACGCCGTCCAGGCCCTCACCGCGGACGTCGGTGACCTCGCCCTCGACGGCCCCGGCGCCGATGCCTGGAGCCCCCGCGACTGA
- a CDS encoding YbfB/YjiJ family MFS transporter has translation MSDRSVAAGAPDTLVPTRSTVPAAPPGDRAPWVLVAQVAAALAVAMGIGRFVYTPILPLMHTQAGLSDGAGAALATANYAGYLVGAVAGMLLPRAAGSGPVLRCCLVLLVADLAAMPETRSYPLWLVLRLLAGAASALAFVVAVNALLGRLRGPSARLTGWGFGGVGAGIALSGLLVLALRGIADWRVAWWASAALAAVLTVPAWGLRSAPPEPRAGGTETAPAETAPAETAPAGAAAADAAPAPPRTPAPARRAFAALFASYTLEGVGYIIAGTFLVAAVGQSSPGWVGSGAWVLVGLAVVPSAALWGRLAVRWSAALMLPAALLVQAVGVALPALFGGVAAALASAVLFGGTFVGVSTLSLEAGTRLRFPRAVAVLTAGYSVGQIVGPLAAAPLLRHGYHQALLLAAAVVAAAAGCAVLLRTRRPAAQRPPSASATSGMRVR, from the coding sequence ATGTCCGATCGCAGCGTCGCAGCAGGCGCACCCGACACCCTCGTCCCGACGCGGAGCACCGTGCCCGCGGCACCCCCCGGGGATCGCGCCCCCTGGGTGCTGGTCGCCCAGGTGGCCGCCGCGCTGGCGGTGGCGATGGGGATCGGCCGGTTCGTCTACACGCCGATCCTGCCCCTGATGCACACCCAGGCGGGGCTCTCCGACGGTGCCGGGGCCGCGCTGGCCACCGCGAACTACGCGGGCTACCTGGTCGGCGCGGTGGCCGGGATGCTGCTGCCGCGCGCGGCCGGCTCCGGGCCGGTGCTGCGCTGCTGCCTGGTGCTGCTGGTGGCGGACCTGGCGGCGATGCCGGAGACCCGCTCCTACCCGCTGTGGCTGGTGCTGCGGCTGCTGGCCGGCGCGGCCAGCGCGCTGGCCTTCGTCGTCGCGGTGAACGCGCTGCTCGGGCGGCTGCGCGGGCCCTCGGCCCGGCTCACCGGCTGGGGGTTCGGCGGGGTCGGGGCCGGTATCGCCCTCTCCGGGCTGCTGGTGCTGGCGCTCCGCGGGATCGCCGACTGGCGGGTGGCCTGGTGGGCCTCCGCCGCGCTCGCCGCCGTCCTCACCGTCCCGGCCTGGGGCCTGCGCTCGGCGCCGCCCGAGCCGCGCGCCGGCGGCACGGAGACCGCCCCCGCGGAGACCGCCCCTGCGGAGACCGCCCCTGCCGGGGCCGCCGCTGCGGACGCCGCCCCCGCTCCGCCCCGGACGCCGGCCCCCGCCCGCCGCGCCTTCGCCGCCCTGTTCGCCTCCTACACCCTGGAGGGCGTCGGCTACATCATCGCCGGCACCTTCCTGGTCGCGGCGGTCGGGCAGAGCTCGCCCGGATGGGTCGGCAGCGGCGCCTGGGTGCTGGTCGGCCTCGCGGTCGTGCCCTCCGCGGCGCTCTGGGGACGACTGGCCGTGCGGTGGTCCGCCGCGCTGATGCTGCCCGCCGCGCTGCTGGTGCAGGCGGTCGGCGTCGCGCTGCCCGCGCTGTTCGGCGGGGTGGCGGCCGCGCTGGCCTCCGCGGTGCTCTTCGGCGGCACCTTCGTCGGCGTCTCCACCCTCAGCCTGGAGGCCGGAACCCGGCTGCGGTTCCCGCGCGCGGTGGCGGTTCTGACGGCGGGTTACTCGGTCGGCCAGATCGTCGGCCCGCTGGCCGCCGCGCCGCTGCTGCGGCACGGCTACCACCAGGCCCTCCTGCTGGCCGCCGCGGTCGTCGCGGCGGCCGCCGGATGCGCCGTGCTGCTGCGCACCCGGCGGCCGGCGGCTCAGCGCCCGCCCAGCGCCTCGGCCACCTCCGGGATGCGGGTGCGATAG
- a CDS encoding 6-phospho-beta-glucosidase, with product MKLCILGGGGFRVPYVYRALLGDGGEPRVDDVWLYDTDSERLEAVQRILAELAEGHPDAPRVSATTVLDDALEGADFVFCAVRVGGLAGRTQDERVALELGVLGQETTGPGGLAYGLRTLPVMRRFAERVRAVAPGAFVINFTNPAGMITEAMQSVLGDRVVGICDTPSGLGRRVARALGADPAAARLDYIGLNHLGWLRRLELDGRDRLPELLADDEKLGSLEETEVFGPEWIRTMGLLPNEYLYYYYFNRDAVRAILDAPRTRGEFLVEQQTAFFRQARGLSCGAERLWRRTIAERSASYMAEAKDGVEHGEAPAAGAGSPTDEAPEPEIDGYAGVALALMNAIARDEPASMVLNVRNGPIVPSLPADAVIEVPCTVDAKGPRPQPVTAPDLSQLGLMQQVKACERLTVRAAFEQDPDAALQAFALHPLVDSVSVARRLLDGYRTRIPEVAEALGGR from the coding sequence ATGAAACTCTGCATCCTCGGCGGCGGCGGATTCCGCGTCCCGTACGTCTACCGCGCCCTGCTGGGCGACGGAGGCGAGCCCCGGGTCGACGACGTCTGGCTCTACGACACCGACTCCGAGCGGCTGGAGGCGGTGCAGCGGATCCTGGCCGAGCTGGCCGAGGGGCACCCGGACGCCCCCCGGGTCTCCGCCACCACCGTCCTCGACGACGCCCTGGAGGGCGCGGACTTCGTCTTCTGCGCGGTCCGGGTCGGCGGCCTGGCCGGGCGCACCCAGGACGAGCGGGTCGCGCTGGAACTCGGCGTCCTCGGCCAGGAGACCACCGGCCCGGGCGGGCTGGCGTACGGGCTGCGCACCCTCCCGGTGATGCGCCGGTTCGCCGAGCGGGTGCGGGCGGTGGCGCCGGGGGCCTTCGTCATCAACTTCACCAACCCGGCCGGAATGATCACCGAGGCGATGCAGTCGGTACTCGGCGACCGGGTGGTCGGCATCTGCGACACGCCGTCCGGCCTGGGCCGCCGGGTGGCCCGGGCGCTCGGCGCCGACCCGGCCGCCGCCCGGCTGGACTACATCGGCCTCAACCACCTCGGCTGGCTGCGCCGGCTGGAGCTGGACGGCCGCGACCGGCTGCCCGAACTCCTCGCCGACGACGAGAAGTTGGGCTCGCTGGAGGAGACCGAGGTGTTCGGCCCGGAGTGGATCAGGACGATGGGGCTACTGCCCAACGAGTATCTGTACTACTACTACTTCAACCGGGACGCGGTGCGCGCCATCCTGGACGCCCCGCGCACCCGGGGCGAGTTCCTGGTCGAGCAGCAGACCGCGTTCTTCCGGCAGGCCCGCGGGCTCTCCTGCGGCGCCGAGCGGCTGTGGCGGCGGACCATCGCCGAGCGCAGCGCGAGCTACATGGCCGAGGCCAAGGACGGTGTGGAGCACGGCGAGGCGCCGGCGGCGGGCGCCGGATCGCCCACCGACGAGGCCCCCGAGCCGGAGATCGACGGCTACGCCGGGGTCGCCCTCGCCCTGATGAACGCGATCGCCCGGGACGAACCGGCCTCCATGGTGCTCAACGTCCGCAACGGCCCGATCGTCCCCTCGCTGCCCGCGGACGCGGTCATCGAGGTGCCCTGCACGGTGGACGCCAAGGGCCCGCGCCCCCAGCCGGTGACCGCCCCCGACCTCTCCCAACTCGGCCTGATGCAGCAGGTGAAGGCCTGCGAGCGGCTCACCGTCCGGGCCGCCTTCGAGCAGGACCCGGACGCCGCTCTGCAGGCCTTCGCCCTCCACCCGCTGGTGGACTCGGTGAGCGTCGCCCGGCGGCTGCTGGACGGCTATCGCACCCGCATCCCGGAGGTGGCCGAGGCGCTGGGCGGGCGCTGA
- a CDS encoding DeoR/GlpR family DNA-binding transcription regulator, whose protein sequence is MTTPTRHERIVAALRDLGAASVRELSERLGVSESTVRRDLKALDRDGALVRTYGGAAPAPAAASAAAHEHPFAVEADVDAEAKEAMAEAAAALVPDHGVVLLDIGTTTMRIARRLRGRPVTVLTSSLAVLDVLREDPEVRLVLLGGAVRRNYESLVGSLTLNALQQVSADLAFIGCTGVRPNGHVLDDMAVEAPIKQAMIESAQHAVLLAPPSKFPGTGSLRVCTLERVDTVVTTAAAPEETLRLCESTGGKVILA, encoded by the coding sequence GTGACCACCCCCACCCGTCATGAGCGCATCGTCGCCGCCCTCCGCGACCTGGGCGCGGCGTCCGTCCGGGAGTTGTCCGAGCGGCTCGGGGTCAGCGAGTCCACCGTCCGCCGCGACCTCAAGGCGCTGGACCGGGACGGGGCCCTGGTGCGCACCTACGGCGGCGCCGCCCCGGCGCCCGCGGCGGCGAGCGCGGCGGCCCACGAGCACCCCTTCGCCGTCGAGGCCGACGTGGACGCCGAGGCCAAGGAGGCGATGGCGGAGGCCGCCGCGGCACTGGTTCCGGACCACGGCGTGGTGCTGCTCGACATCGGCACCACCACCATGCGGATCGCCCGCCGCCTGCGCGGCCGCCCGGTCACCGTCCTCACCAGCAGCCTCGCGGTCCTGGACGTGCTGCGCGAGGACCCGGAGGTGCGGCTGGTGCTGCTGGGCGGAGCGGTGCGGCGGAACTACGAGTCGCTGGTGGGCTCACTGACCCTCAACGCCCTCCAGCAGGTCAGTGCCGACCTCGCCTTCATCGGCTGTACGGGGGTGCGGCCGAACGGGCACGTACTGGACGACATGGCGGTGGAGGCGCCGATCAAGCAGGCGATGATCGAGTCGGCGCAGCACGCCGTGCTCCTCGCGCCGCCGTCCAAGTTCCCCGGCACCGGCTCGCTTCGGGTGTGCACCCTGGAGCGGGTGGACACCGTGGTCACCACGGCCGCTGCCCCCGAAGAGACCCTGCGACTGTGCGAGAGCACCGGCGGAAAGGTGATCCTGGCATGA
- a CDS encoding carbohydrate kinase family protein: protein MSASEGPSATPPPAPAATRPRVDLLFAGELYYDLVFAGLPGLPAPGREVFAESFAAVPGGTATRCVAAARLGAPTAVLASVGTDMFGERLHRDLGAEPRLDLRWLRRDPRRHTPITVAVTDRDDRSFISYHDGSPCGSECPDAPPLPDARLCHLGIADRLPNWAAAVRARGTRLVGGVGWDASGRWSAEVLERLAEIDAFCPNEGEAMRYTRTGSAEEAARALAARVPLVLVTRGERGVLAIDSAAGERAEVDGLRMPAVDPTGAGDVFIASFLYAALREEWSLTERLRFAVLCAGLSVCRLGGSSSAPTWQAIRAYLDSARPEGYGFLSGTAAADAVVPPAAPSALPSGKDHPC from the coding sequence ATGTCCGCTTCCGAAGGCCCGTCCGCGACCCCGCCGCCGGCGCCCGCGGCCACGCGCCCGCGCGTCGACCTCCTCTTCGCCGGCGAGCTCTACTACGACCTGGTCTTCGCCGGGCTGCCGGGGCTCCCCGCCCCCGGCCGCGAGGTCTTCGCGGAGAGCTTCGCCGCCGTCCCCGGCGGCACCGCCACCCGCTGCGTCGCGGCGGCCCGGCTGGGCGCCCCCACCGCGGTGCTGGCCAGTGTCGGCACCGACATGTTCGGCGAGCGGCTGCACCGCGACCTCGGCGCCGAGCCCCGTCTCGACCTCCGCTGGCTCCGCCGCGACCCGCGCCGGCACACCCCGATCACGGTGGCCGTCACGGACCGGGACGACCGCAGCTTCATCAGCTACCACGACGGCTCGCCCTGCGGCAGCGAGTGCCCGGACGCCCCGCCCCTGCCCGACGCCCGGCTGTGCCACCTCGGCATCGCCGACCGGCTGCCGAACTGGGCCGCGGCGGTGCGCGCCCGCGGCACCAGGCTGGTCGGCGGGGTGGGCTGGGACGCCAGCGGCCGCTGGTCGGCCGAGGTGCTGGAGCGGCTCGCCGAGATCGACGCCTTCTGCCCGAACGAGGGGGAGGCGATGCGGTACACCCGCACCGGCAGCGCCGAGGAGGCGGCCCGCGCCCTCGCCGCCCGCGTCCCCCTGGTGCTGGTCACCAGGGGCGAGCGCGGAGTGCTGGCGATCGACTCGGCGGCCGGCGAGCGGGCCGAGGTCGACGGACTGCGGATGCCGGCCGTCGACCCCACCGGGGCCGGCGACGTCTTCATCGCCTCCTTCCTCTACGCCGCGCTGCGCGAGGAGTGGTCGCTGACCGAGCGGCTGCGCTTCGCCGTGCTCTGCGCGGGTCTCTCGGTGTGCCGCCTCGGCGGCAGCTCCTCCGCGCCCACCTGGCAGGCGATCCGCGCCTACCTGGACTCCGCCCGACCCGAGGGCTACGGCTTCCTGAGCGGTACGGCCGCGGCCGACGCCGTCGTCCCCCCGGCCGCCCCCTCCGCCCTTCCCTCCGGAAAGGACCACCCGTGCTGA